A genomic window from Carcharodon carcharias isolate sCarCar2 chromosome X, sCarCar2.pri, whole genome shotgun sequence includes:
- the tspan31 gene encoding tetraspanin-31 isoform X2: protein MVCGGFTCSKNALIALNVVYILVGLLLIGVAAWGKSYGIVSSINVIGGVIAVGVFLLLIAVVGLIGAVSHHQVMLFFYMVILFLVFVIQFGVSCSCLALNRSQQEHLLKLTWNRMSNTTRQDLEQQLNCCGFMNDTENIATYMTDYSLCKMILGVWLAMRFRNQKDPRANPSAFL, encoded by the exons ATGGTTTGCGGCGGCTTCACTTGTTCCAAGAATGCACTCATCGCTTTAAATGTGGTGTACATA CTTGTTGGACTGTTACTTATCGGAGTAGCAGCATGGGGCAAAAGTTACGGCATTGTTTCCAGTATAAACGTCATTGGTGGAGTCATTGCTGTGGGAGTCTTCCTGCTTCTTATAGCTGTTGTCGGACTCATCGGAGCAGTCAGTCACCATCAGGTCATGCTGTTCTTT TACATGGTTATTTTATTTCTGGTCTTTGTGATTCAGTTTGGAGTCTCCTGCTCATGCCTGGCTCTCAACCGAAGTCAACAG GAGCACCTGCTAAAGTTGACCTGGAACAGAATGTCAAATACAACCAGACAGGATCTAGAACAGCAGCTGAATTGCTGTGGATTTATGAATGATACAGAGAATATTGCCACCTACATGACAGATTATTCATTGTGTAAAATG ATCCTTGGAGTTTGGCTAGCTATGCGATTTAGGAACCAGAAGGACCCTCGAGCAAACCCTAGTGCCTTTTTGTAG
- the tspan31 gene encoding tetraspanin-31 isoform X1 → MVCGGFTCSKNALIALNVVYILVGLLLIGVAAWGKSYGIVSSINVIGGVIAVGVFLLLIAVVGLIGAVSHHQVMLFFYMVILFLVFVIQFGVSCSCLALNRSQQEHLLKLTWNRMSNTTRQDLEQQLNCCGFMNDTENIATYMTDYSLCKMPCKQTSCKICGNVMLTHSRQALRILGGVGLFFSFTEILGVWLAMRFRNQKDPRANPSAFL, encoded by the exons ATGGTTTGCGGCGGCTTCACTTGTTCCAAGAATGCACTCATCGCTTTAAATGTGGTGTACATA CTTGTTGGACTGTTACTTATCGGAGTAGCAGCATGGGGCAAAAGTTACGGCATTGTTTCCAGTATAAACGTCATTGGTGGAGTCATTGCTGTGGGAGTCTTCCTGCTTCTTATAGCTGTTGTCGGACTCATCGGAGCAGTCAGTCACCATCAGGTCATGCTGTTCTTT TACATGGTTATTTTATTTCTGGTCTTTGTGATTCAGTTTGGAGTCTCCTGCTCATGCCTGGCTCTCAACCGAAGTCAACAG GAGCACCTGCTAAAGTTGACCTGGAACAGAATGTCAAATACAACCAGACAGGATCTAGAACAGCAGCTGAATTGCTGTGGATTTATGAATGATACAGAGAATATTGCCACCTACATGACAGATTATTCATTGTGTAAAATG CCCTGCAAACAAACTAGTTGTAAAATTTGTGGTAATGTCATGCTGACACATTCTCGCCAGGCTCTGAGGATCCTGGGTGGAGTGGGACTTTTCTTCAGCTTCACTGAG ATCCTTGGAGTTTGGCTAGCTATGCGATTTAGGAACCAGAAGGACCCTCGAGCAAACCCTAGTGCCTTTTTGTAG